ATCCGGTCAAGCTCTGTTTCCTGCGCATCGTGCGCGATGGCCGCCGGCTGCTGCTGGCCATTGCCGACGACCTGACGCTGGAACAGGGCGCCGCGCAGGCGCTGGCGCAGTCGCAGGCGCGCTTCGACGCCATCGTGCGCAATACTCCGGGACTGGTCTTCCAGTTCGTGCATTACCCGGATGGGCGCACCGAGTTTCCTTGGCTGAGCGACGGCTGCCCCGCCCTGCTCGGCCTGACGGTACTGGACTTGCAGCGCGACGCCAGCCTGTTCGAGGGTCTGATCCTGCCAGACGACCGCAAGGGCTATCTCGACTGCATGCAGGCCTCGCGCAAGACCCTGGGCGCCTGGAACTGGGAAGGCCGGATCTGGATCGACGCCTGGAACGACGTCAAGTGGATCAACCTGCGCGCCACCCCGCACCCGATCGAGGGCGGCGCGGTGCAGTGGGACGGCATCATGACCAATATCAGCGCCAGCAAGCAGGAGCAGCACGAGGTGGTGCGCTCGCGCTCGCGGCTGGCCGAACTCACCGACCACATCGAGCAGGTAAAGGAGCAGGAGCGCGCCCGCATCGCGCGCGAGATCCACGACGACCTTGGCGGCAACCTGAGTGCCATCAAGATGGCGCTGGCGATGCTGGCCGCGCGCCTGCCCGAGCAACCGGCGCTACTGGAAAAAGCCAATTACCTCGACGATCTGGTCGACCGCACCATCGAGGCGGTACACCGGATTTCGCTCGACCTGCGCCCGACCATGCTCGACCTGGGGCTGGTGGCCGCGCTCGAATGGCAGGCGCGCGAATTCGAAAAGCAGATGGGAATCGCCTGCCTGTTCCGCTGCGCCAAAGAAGACAAGGACGCCATCGCGCTGGACGACGACCACGCAACCGCCTTGTTCCGGGTTTTCCAGGAGGCGCTGACGAATATCGCCAAGCACGCTGGCGCCACCCGCGTGACGGTGCTGCTGCGGCGCCAGCGCGCACACCTGACCCTGGTCATCTGCGACAATGGCCGTGGCATCGAACCGGGCGACCGGCTCAAGCCGCAGTCGTTCGGCCTGCGCGGCATGAGCGAGCGTGCCAAGGCGCTGGGCGGTACGCTGGTCTTGTCGTCCGCGCCCGGAGGTGGCACGATGGTGACTATCAAGACCAGGCTGGCTGCCCCGCCGACGCCGCGCGCGGCAGCCCCGGTACAGAACCAGCAAACAGGCCAGCATGAGTGACAAACCAATCATCCGGGTATTCATCGCCGACGACCATGCCATCGTGCGCGCAGGTCTGAAGCAGATCCTGGCCGAGCAGGGCGATATCATCGTGGCGGGCGAGGCAGAAACCGGGCTCGACGCCATCAAGCTGGTCGGCAAATCGCGTCCGCACGTCATGCTGCTCGATATTTCCCTGCCCGACCGCAACGGCATCGAGGTGCTGAAACAGGTGCGCAAGGACCGGCCCGAGCTTGCCGTGCTGATGCTGTCGATGCACCGCGAAGACCAGTACGCGATCCGCTCGCTCAAGGCCGGCGCCGCCGGCTACCTGACCAAGCAGAGCGCGCCGCGCGAGCTGGTCACCGCGATCCGCCAGGTCGCGGCCGGCCAGAAATATGTCAGCGCGGCCCTGGCTCAGACCCTGGCGGCCCAGGTCGGCGAAGACCATGACGCGCCGCCGCACGATACGCTGTCCGACCGCGAATACCAGACCCTGACCATGATTGCTTCCGGCATGTCGGTCAGCGATATCGCCCGCGAGCTGTCGCTATCGGTCAAGACCGTCAGCGAGTACCGGGCCCGGCTACTGGTGAAAATGAAGCTCAAGAACAGTGCGGAGTTGACGCATTATGCGATTCGCAACCAGTTGGTGAGCTGACCGGCAGGCATCGCTCGACTTCACGCCGCGCCCCAATTATGTTGCTCAAGAAATTTTTGTCACCGTTTTCTAATTGATGGTTGGCAAGAAAGCTGTCTATCATTACGCCAACCAGCAATTTGCGTCCACACCCCATGTCCACCACCCCGTCACCCTCCCCCGCCGCTCCCGGCCAGAATCCCGCCGATGTTGCCCGAGAGGCGTTCCGACGGCTGGCAACGCGGCGCATTGCGCCGACGCCCGATGCCTACCGCGCCATCTACGACGAGATCGCCGGCGTGCCGCCGGTGCCGGCCGCCCCTCCCGGCAACCCTGCGGCCGATGTACTGGAAAGCTTTGCACGCAAGCTGGCCGATACCCCGGGCGAGGTGTCCGAATACGGTCGCCGCCTGCTGCGCGCCGCCCGAAATGCCGACTGGACCGGCTACGCCGCGGCCTTGAGCCAGATGTCCGAGCGCCATCTGCGCCGCAATACGCCGGTGATGGCAATGGGCGACGAAGATCCGGACATGCGCCAGCTGCGCGAGATGCTGGGCCGGTCGCTGGCGTTTGCGCTGGCAACCCTGCTGGCCGGCAGTCCCGCCCTGGTCCTCGAAGCCGAAACGCTGGGTGGCGCGGTCAAGACGGCACGCGGCGAGGATGCGCTGGGCGAACTTTCCGGCCGCCTGAAACAGTTGTGCTACCAGATCGAGCTGCACAGCGGCGACCAGGCCGAGCAGCGCGAACTGCTGCTGCGCCTGTTTCGGCTGCTGCTGGACAATGTCAACGAGCTGCTCGACGACGACAGCTGGATGCGTGGCCAGATCGCCGCCGTGCAGGAGCTGATCTCGGGGCCGCTCGACAGCCGCTCGCTGGAAGACGCAACCCGCAGCCTGAAAGACGTGATCTTCAAGCAGGGCCAGCTCAGGCACAGCCTGAGCGACGTGCGCGCCACGGTGAAGAACATGATGATGACCTTTATCGACCGGCTCGGTTCGGTGGCCGCCGCGACCGGCGACTACCATGCCAAGCTGGGTGGGTTCTCGAAGCGCATCAGCGGCGCCGCCGACATTGACGAACTCAACGACGTGCTGGAAGAAGTGCTGCGTGAAACGCGCCTGGCGCAAGACCAGGCGCTGGCCTCGCGCGACCGCATGCTGGCGGTCCACCGCGAAGCGCAGGAAGCCGAGGAACGCATCCGCGTGCTGGAAGCGCAATTGCAGCACATGAGCGAGCTGGTGCGCGAAGACCAGCTCACTGGCAGCCTGAACCGTCGCGGCCTGGACGACGTGTACGAGCGTGAAAGCGCGCGCGCCGACCGCCGTAACACGCCGCTGTGCGTGGCCATGCTCGACCTCGACAACTTCAAGAAGCTCAACGACACCTATGGCCACCTGGCCGGTGACGGCGCCCTGAAGCACCTGGTGAAGGTGGTGCGCGACACGCTGCGCTCGATGGATGTGATCGCGCGCTTTGGCGGCGAAGAATTCTTGATCCTGCTGCCCGAGACCACGGTCGAGGCGGCGGCAGCGGCAATGGTAAGGGTGCAGCGCGAGCTGACCCGCCATTTCTTTATGTACGACAACGAGAAGATGCTAATCACCTTCTCGTGCGGGGTGGCGCTGCGGGTGCCTAACGAAGGCCAAGAAAGCCTGATGGCGCGCGCGGACCGCGCCATGTACCAGGCCAAGCAGACCGGCAAGAACAGGGTGGTCGTCGCCGTCTGAGGCACAGCGGCCAATCATTGACCCCGCGCTGATTTGCCCTGCAACAGCAACACCGCTATTTATTGAGCGCTAGCCCCGGTCCGCGGCACATTGCGCAGCTCGTCCTTCGCGCCCTGCGCGCCTACCGTCTTGAGCATGCGGTCGGTCGAGCTGCGCTTGGCCAGGCGGCTGCCGGTCAGGGCTTGCTCGTCCTGGCCAGCCGTGCCGGCCCCCACCTCTGCCATGGTCGGGCCCGGGTCTGTGTCCGGCGCCGACGCGCACCCGGTCAAACCCAACACCAGCACCGCGCACACTGCTGCTGCAACTGTCCTCATCTCTGTCTCCGGAAAAGAATTGCGATATTTACATGATACCCCGCGCCCTGCAGAGAAAGCAGGGAATTTCGGGCCCGCTTGCGTAGAAAAATAAAACTTTTTTCGCTCTAAAGTTCGGTTTTTTACTGTCGTCAAGACGCGCCGCCCCCCGCATGCCGGATGAAAAAAACTGAAATTAATTGCATGTTGACCCTCAAGTTCTTGCCGCAAAGCACGTTACCAGCAACAACAGCGGTGTGATCGCCACGGAACAGCGTGGCGCACCAAAGTGAACAGGGCAAGGCAGCCCACCCCTAGAAAGACCCAGTCTGGAGAAACACCATGGCATCCGTAATCAATACCAACGTCGCATCCCTGAACTCGCAGCGTAACCTGTCGACCTCGAGCGCCTCCCTGAACACCTCGATCCAGCGCCTGTCGTCGGGCCTGCGCATCAACAGCGCCAAGGACGACGCTGCCGGTCTGGCCATTTCGGACCGCATGAGCTCGCAGATCCGCGGCATGAACCAGGCAACCCGCAATGCGAACGACGGCGTGTCGATGGCCCAGACGGCCGAAGGCGCCCTGTCGAGCTCGGGCGACATCCTGCAACGTGTCCGCGAACTGGCAGTCCAGTCGTCGAACTCGTCGAACTCGGCCAGCGACCGCAAAGCCCTGCAGACCGAAGTCACCCAGCTGACCTCGGAACTGAACCGTATCGCCAACACCACTGAATTCAACGGCCAAAAGCTGCTGGACGGCTCGATGGGCACCGCGAACTTCCAGGTTGGCGCCAATGCTGGCCAGCTGATTTCGATGACCGGCGCAAACTTCAGCACCTCGACCTACGGCAACAACCGCCTCGACGCCAGCGCAGTCCAGGCCGGCACCGCGGCAACCAATGGGGTCACTACCGGCGCCATGGCGATTAATGGTTCGGAAGGTTCGAAAACCATCACCGTGGTCGAGGGCGCCTCCGCCAAAACGACAGCAGCAGCAATCAACAATGCCAGCGGCGAAACCGGCGTCACCGCAACCGCCAAGACCGAATCCCTGGTGAAGGGCACTGCAAACAAGTCGTTCTCATTCGAGCTGACTTCGGATAACAGCACTGCAGTCACGGTCTCGTTCTCGGTTGGCAACACCGATGCGAACGGCTATGCCGCTGCCATCAGCGCCTTCAACGCCCAATCTGCCAAGACTGGCGTTACCGCATCGTACGATGCGGATAACAACGGCCTGAAGCTGACCAACGCCGACGGCAACGACATCAAGCTGAAGAACACCTCGGCCGATGCCGGTTCAGTTGCAACCATGGGAACCTATGACTCAGCCGGCGCAGCACTCGCTACTCCAGCTGCAACGAACGGCGCAAACGGTGCCACCGCCGTCGGCCGTCTGGTGCTGGACTCGGAGAAGAGCTTCTCGGTGGTTGACGCCAGCGGCTTCAACCTCGATGGCGGCAGCTCCACCGGTTCGTCGGCCCTGAAGTCGGTCGCCAACCTCGACGTCAGCACCTTCGACGGCGCCCAGTTGGCCATCAAGGTTGCCGATGCTGCCCTGGGCGCGGTCAACGGCCAGCGTGCCCAGTACGGCGCACTGCAGTCGCGCTTCGAATCGGCAATTTCGAACCTGGCGTCGACCACCGAGAACCTGTCGGCATCGCGCAGCCGCATCGTCGACACCGACTTCGCTTCGGAAACCGCAAAGCTGACCCGCGGCCAGATCCTGCAGCAGGCTGGTACCTCGATGCTGGCCCAGGCCAACTCGCTGCCGAACGGTGTCCTGTCGCTGCTGCGTGGATAATTATCGACGGACTAACTAGTTCATCCGTGCTGTAAAACGGTTCCTCGGCTGAAGAAATTCAGCCGAGGAATTTTTGCTAGGGAAGTCACATGAACATCCAATCTCTTGGTGCACCCGTGGCGTCGCGGCTGGATGAGCGCACGCTCCCGGCACTCGAACAGAAAACCCCGCAGCCAGCCATCGCGGCGAAGTCCGCCGAGGCCGTGGAAGCTGCCGAGTCCATGCGCGAGAAGCCATCGCGCGAACAGGTCGACCTTGCCGTGCGCAAGATTAACGAGGGCATGAAAGCAACTTTGCAAAGCCTCGAATTCGCGATCGACGACGACAGCAAGGAAATCGTGGTCAAGATCATCGACCAGGGGACCCGCGAAGTGGTACGCCAGATCCCGTCGGTCGAAGCGCTCGAGATCGCCAGGTCGATCGACAAGATGCGCGGCCTGCTGATCAGCCAGACCGCCTGAACCGGCTTTATCGGGATCACCCTGCCGGCGCGCGCACCCTTTGGGGTGGCGCGCTGCGCATTCGCGCCTGCCGCAGTCCACCGCTCGGCCAAATGATGTCTTCCTGCCATCGCTCATTTTAACTATTTGAATTGGGATACCTTTCCCGCTCTTAAGTCCGGTTTGCTTCTGCCGATAATGACTTACATTATCGCTTTCACGGGAGAAACAAAGTGGGCATCAGTTCATCCGGCATCGGCTCAGGCCTGGACGTCAGCGGCATCATCGGCAAGCTGATGCAGGCCGAAGCAGCCCCGCTCGCCAGTTTCGACAAGAAGGCGGCTGTGCTGCAGACGCGCATTGGCGCGCTCGGCAAGGTCAGCGCCGCGGTCGGCAGCTTCCAGGGCGCCCTCACCTCGCTCAATTCTCCTGCAACCTTCAACGCCCTGAACACCAGTTCGGCGAACAAGGAAGTGCTCGCGGCCAGTGCCGGCACCGGCGCCGTCCCGGGCAAATACAACATCAGCGTGTCGCAGCTGGCCTCGGCCCAGAGCCTGAGCACGGCCGGCCGCGCAAGCATGAGCGCCATCATCGGCACGGCCGCCAAGACTACCCTCACTTTCCAGTTCGGCAGCATCGGCGGCGGCAGCTTCGGCGTGGCCGGCACCGCCCTTGGCGCGTCGACCACCAACGGCGGCATCAGCAACGGTTCGCTGTCGGTCAATGGCACCGTCATCACCACCAGCGCGGCGACCCGCAGTGCCGCCCAACTGGCCGAGGCAATCAATGCCAAGAGCGAGACCACGGGCGTGACTGCCAAGGCCGGCGCCGCCACCAGCGCGGCCAACCTGTTTGCCAGTTTCGGCCCGGTCACGACCGCCGCCAGCGCCAGCTATACGCTGTCGGTCGGCGGCGTGTCGATCGCCAGCCAGGCCGGCACCGGCGCCACGCTCGACGCCGCGGGGGTCGACGATGCGCTCGCTGGCGGCACTGTCAGCGCGGCGCTGGCCGCTGCCAATATCACATTTACAGGCAGCGCCGCTGCAGGCGACCTGCAGTTCACGGCAGCCGATGGTTCCAACCTGACCGTGCTGGAAGCGATCGGCGGCAGCGGCAGCGTTACCGGCGGCATTGGCGGGGCGGGCGTCGACAACACCGGCTCGAGCGTGACGACGACCGCGGGCGTCACCTTGAATTCGCGCGATGGCAACCAGATCATGGTGGGCGGCACCAACCCGGCCGCTGCCGGCTTGGTGGCGGGGAGCGCCGGCAGCTACCTGGACGGCGCGGCGTTTGCCCAGGATGGCGCGCAGTCCAGCGGCACCGTGACGCTCGAGGCCGGCGAGCAGTCGCTGCAGGGCATGCGCGACGCCATCAACAAGGCCAATATCGGCGTGACCGCCACCATCGTCTCGGATGGCGGCGACAATCCCTATCACCTGGTGCTGACCTCGAACAAGACTGGCGCCAAGTCGTCGATGAAGATAGGCGTCGATGGCGCCGACGGCGGAGCACCGAACGCGGCTATCGCCGCCTTGCTCGGTCACGATCCCGGCGGCGTCCAGGGTCTGACCCAGACCAGCGCGGCCCAGGACACCCTGCTCAACATGAACGGAATCGATATCCGCAGCAGCGGCACCACCGTCACCGATGCGGTGCAGGGCGTCTCGCTCGACATTACCGGCATCGGCAGCACCAGCCTGAACGTGACCCGCGACACCGCGGCGGCGTCCACCGCCGTGAACAACTTCGTCAAGGCGTATAACGAGCTCAACAAGACGATATCGGGCCTGACCGGCTACAACGCGGAAACCAAAACGGCAGGTGCATTGCAGGGCGACTCGTCGGTGCGCTCGATCCAGAGCCAGCTGCGGCGCCAGCTCGGCGGCGCGGTCGAGGGCTTGGGCGGCAAGCTGACCACGCTCGGCCAGGTTGGCATCACGTTCCAGAAAGACGGCAGCCTGGCGGTCGATTCAAGCAAGCTGAACAAAGCGATCAACGACAACTACGCCGAAATCGGCGGCCTGTTCGCAGCCGTGGGCAGCGCCACCGACGGCATGGTCAAGTTCGACAAGTCGACCGGCGCGACCAAGCCGGGCAGCTATGGCGTGAACATCACCAGCCTGGCCACCCAGGGCACGCTGACCGGCGCCGCCGCGCTGGCAGGTCCCACCACGATCGCCCCGAACACGACCTGGCGCATCACGTTGAACCAGACCGATCCG
Above is a genomic segment from Massilia sp. H6 containing:
- the fliD gene encoding flagellar filament capping protein FliD; the encoded protein is MGISSSGIGSGLDVSGIIGKLMQAEAAPLASFDKKAAVLQTRIGALGKVSAAVGSFQGALTSLNSPATFNALNTSSANKEVLAASAGTGAVPGKYNISVSQLASAQSLSTAGRASMSAIIGTAAKTTLTFQFGSIGGGSFGVAGTALGASTTNGGISNGSLSVNGTVITTSAATRSAAQLAEAINAKSETTGVTAKAGAATSAANLFASFGPVTTAASASYTLSVGGVSIASQAGTGATLDAAGVDDALAGGTVSAALAAANITFTGSAAAGDLQFTAADGSNLTVLEAIGGSGSVTGGIGGAGVDNTGSSVTTTAGVTLNSRDGNQIMVGGTNPAAAGLVAGSAGSYLDGAAFAQDGAQSSGTVTLEAGEQSLQGMRDAINKANIGVTATIVSDGGDNPYHLVLTSNKTGAKSSMKIGVDGADGGAPNAAIAALLGHDPGGVQGLTQTSAAQDTLLNMNGIDIRSSGTTVTDAVQGVSLDITGIGSTSLNVTRDTAAASTAVNNFVKAYNELNKTISGLTGYNAETKTAGALQGDSSVRSIQSQLRRQLGGAVEGLGGKLTTLGQVGITFQKDGSLAVDSSKLNKAINDNYAEIGGLFAAVGSATDGMVKFDKSTGATKPGSYGVNITSLATQGTLTGAAALAGPTTIAPNTTWRITLNQTDPVSENKTQDIALAAGTYTDAQLVAMLRAAVNGNTVFAGAGDTVETKVDDNGRISISSSKYGSTSNLAVASLSGSDPGIVFGSATPEVGKDIEGTIGGVAATGNGQALTAAAGSPADGIQLSITGGLVGERGTVNFSKGFAFELTNLATGFVGKDSLLSGKTDGLNISLKSIATARNQFSARLETIEKRYRAQFTALDSALMSMQSTSAYLTQQLATLSANSRS
- a CDS encoding GGDEF domain-containing protein — protein: MSTTPSPSPAAPGQNPADVAREAFRRLATRRIAPTPDAYRAIYDEIAGVPPVPAAPPGNPAADVLESFARKLADTPGEVSEYGRRLLRAARNADWTGYAAALSQMSERHLRRNTPVMAMGDEDPDMRQLREMLGRSLAFALATLLAGSPALVLEAETLGGAVKTARGEDALGELSGRLKQLCYQIELHSGDQAEQRELLLRLFRLLLDNVNELLDDDSWMRGQIAAVQELISGPLDSRSLEDATRSLKDVIFKQGQLRHSLSDVRATVKNMMMTFIDRLGSVAAATGDYHAKLGGFSKRISGAADIDELNDVLEEVLRETRLAQDQALASRDRMLAVHREAQEAEERIRVLEAQLQHMSELVREDQLTGSLNRRGLDDVYERESARADRRNTPLCVAMLDLDNFKKLNDTYGHLAGDGALKHLVKVVRDTLRSMDVIARFGGEEFLILLPETTVEAAAAAMVRVQRELTRHFFMYDNEKMLITFSCGVALRVPNEGQESLMARADRAMYQAKQTGKNRVVVAV
- a CDS encoding response regulator transcription factor, producing MSDKPIIRVFIADDHAIVRAGLKQILAEQGDIIVAGEAETGLDAIKLVGKSRPHVMLLDISLPDRNGIEVLKQVRKDRPELAVLMLSMHREDQYAIRSLKAGAAGYLTKQSAPRELVTAIRQVAAGQKYVSAALAQTLAAQVGEDHDAPPHDTLSDREYQTLTMIASGMSVSDIARELSLSVKTVSEYRARLLVKMKLKNSAELTHYAIRNQLVS
- a CDS encoding flagellar protein FlaG; its protein translation is MNIQSLGAPVASRLDERTLPALEQKTPQPAIAAKSAEAVEAAESMREKPSREQVDLAVRKINEGMKATLQSLEFAIDDDSKEIVVKIIDQGTREVVRQIPSVEALEIARSIDKMRGLLISQTA
- a CDS encoding flagellin — translated: MASVINTNVASLNSQRNLSTSSASLNTSIQRLSSGLRINSAKDDAAGLAISDRMSSQIRGMNQATRNANDGVSMAQTAEGALSSSGDILQRVRELAVQSSNSSNSASDRKALQTEVTQLTSELNRIANTTEFNGQKLLDGSMGTANFQVGANAGQLISMTGANFSTSTYGNNRLDASAVQAGTAATNGVTTGAMAINGSEGSKTITVVEGASAKTTAAAINNASGETGVTATAKTESLVKGTANKSFSFELTSDNSTAVTVSFSVGNTDANGYAAAISAFNAQSAKTGVTASYDADNNGLKLTNADGNDIKLKNTSADAGSVATMGTYDSAGAALATPAATNGANGATAVGRLVLDSEKSFSVVDASGFNLDGGSSTGSSALKSVANLDVSTFDGAQLAIKVADAALGAVNGQRAQYGALQSRFESAISNLASTTENLSASRSRIVDTDFASETAKLTRGQILQQAGTSMLAQANSLPNGVLSLLRG
- a CDS encoding ATP-binding protein, with amino-acid sequence MSPNPILAAEMQAAASEILLLDAATLAIVDANQAARLNLGFDAATLESMDVYAIAPALERTVLATLLAGLGEEIGAQIGMRTHLRRRDRSSYPVKLCFLRIVRDGRRLLLAIADDLTLEQGAAQALAQSQARFDAIVRNTPGLVFQFVHYPDGRTEFPWLSDGCPALLGLTVLDLQRDASLFEGLILPDDRKGYLDCMQASRKTLGAWNWEGRIWIDAWNDVKWINLRATPHPIEGGAVQWDGIMTNISASKQEQHEVVRSRSRLAELTDHIEQVKEQERARIAREIHDDLGGNLSAIKMALAMLAARLPEQPALLEKANYLDDLVDRTIEAVHRISLDLRPTMLDLGLVAALEWQAREFEKQMGIACLFRCAKEDKDAIALDDDHATALFRVFQEALTNIAKHAGATRVTVLLRRQRAHLTLVICDNGRGIEPGDRLKPQSFGLRGMSERAKALGGTLVLSSAPGGGTMVTIKTRLAAPPTPRAAAPVQNQQTGQHE